A single genomic interval of Granulicella tundricola MP5ACTX9 harbors:
- a CDS encoding NIPSNAP family protein, with product MATITMLKGTAMSEVTSETVYELRIYHLNEGKLPLILNRFRTKEVAIFKRLGMEEVGYWTPTDEPLANRTLIYMLKHKSRAAATESWAKFKVDPEWVALKAETEKDGTFVIKNESTFMKLTDFSPKV from the coding sequence ATGGCAACAATCACGATGTTGAAGGGAACCGCAATGTCTGAAGTCACCAGCGAAACCGTCTACGAACTCCGCATCTACCACCTCAACGAGGGCAAACTCCCCCTCATCCTCAACCGCTTCCGCACCAAGGAGGTCGCCATCTTCAAGCGCCTCGGCATGGAGGAGGTCGGCTACTGGACCCCCACCGACGAGCCCCTCGCCAACCGCACCCTCATCTACATGCTCAAGCACAAGAGCCGCGCCGCAGCCACCGAGAGCTGGGCCAAATTCAAGGTCGATCCCGAGTGGGTCGCCCTCAAGGCCGAGACCGAAAAAGACGGCACCTTCGTCATCAAGAACGAGTCCACCTTCATGAAGCTCACCGACTTCAGCCCCAAGGTTTAG